One Vicugna pacos unplaced genomic scaffold, VicPac4 scaffold_19, whole genome shotgun sequence genomic region harbors:
- the LOC140693461 gene encoding heat shock transcription factor, Y-linked-like isoform X2, whose product MKMSLRRKFWKLQFYHNPNFKRGFPKLLVRIKRRVGIKNASLVSSLARDFNKKHFKGGGNVTKNNSDFVADTSGESAFLPSANLNMPLIRKPSIGHIICDKITPIRGDFSPPSSTSVRPPENIAVEQLAILNQLTTVHGHSQSSYTEANGRVVNFITTTTSTSQYSNLSPLQSNYFGLMVEPSNFPIRYHNISANEGRFCKLQPVSNQRFPVPVIADTSATSLSRPTHQTSSVYERHPNYN is encoded by the exons atgaagatgtctttaagaaggaagttttggaaa ctgcagttctaccataatccaaattttaaacgaggctttcccaagcttttagtgagaataaaaagaagagttgggattaaaaatgcctctctggtgtcttctttGGCTCGAGacttcaacaagaagcactttaaaggagggggtaatgttactaaaaataattctgattttgtggctgacaccagtggagaaagtgcatttttaccttctgcaaatttaaacatgcctctaataagaaagccctctattggccacataatttgtgataaaattaccccgatcagaggtgatttttctcctccatcatcaacgtcagttagaccaccagaaaatattgcagtggaacaactagctattttaaatcagttgaccactgtccacgggcactctcaaagcagctacactgaagcaaatggccgtgttgtgaacttcattacaactacaacttctacttctcaataCAGCAACTTGTCCCccttacagagcaattattttggactgatggtggagccttctaattttccaattagatatcacaacatatctgccaatgaaggtcgtttttgtaaACTTCAACCTGTGAGCAACcaacggtttccagtgccagtgatagctgatacatcagctacttctctttcaaggccaactcatcagacatcttcagtttatgaacgtcatcctaattacaactga
- the LOC140693461 gene encoding heat shock transcription factor, Y-linked-like isoform X1 — MKSLVRQLNLYGFSKVRQKFQRSACLVDFLAEENEASVLSKLQFYHNPNFKRGFPKLLVRIKRRVGIKNASLVSSLARDFNKKHFKGGGNVTKNNSDFVADTSGESAFLPSANLNMPLIRKPSIGHIICDKITPIRGDFSPPSSTSVRPPENIAVEQLAILNQLTTVHGHSQSSYTEANGRVVNFITTTTSTSQYSNLSPLQSNYFGLMVEPSNFPIRYHNISANEGRFCKLQPVSNQRFPVPVIADTSATSLSRPTHQTSSVYERHPNYN, encoded by the exons atgaaaagtttagttagacagcttaacctttatgggtttagtaaagtgcggcagaaatttcaaagatctgcttgtctagttgactttctggcagaagaaaatgaagcctctgttttaagcaag ctgcagttctaccataatccaaattttaaacgaggctttcccaagcttttagtgagaataaaaagaagagttgggattaaaaatgcctctctggtgtcttctttGGCTCGAGacttcaacaagaagcactttaaaggagggggtaatgttactaaaaataattctgattttgtggctgacaccagtggagaaagtgcatttttaccttctgcaaatttaaacatgcctctaataagaaagccctctattggccacataatttgtgataaaattaccccgatcagaggtgatttttctcctccatcatcaacgtcagttagaccaccagaaaatattgcagtggaacaactagctattttaaatcagttgaccactgtccacgggcactctcaaagcagctacactgaagcaaatggccgtgttgtgaacttcattacaactacaacttctacttctcaataCAGCAACTTGTCCCccttacagagcaattattttggactgatggtggagccttctaattttccaattagatatcacaacatatctgccaatgaaggtcgtttttgtaaACTTCAACCTGTGAGCAACcaacggtttccagtgccagtgatagctgatacatcagctacttctctttcaaggccaactcatcagacatcttcagtttatgaacgtcatcctaattacaactga